A window of Mangifera indica cultivar Alphonso chromosome 11, CATAS_Mindica_2.1, whole genome shotgun sequence contains these coding sequences:
- the LOC123228962 gene encoding pheophytinase, chloroplastic, with protein MDIWVVRAPLPLCVGALNFNNTSFHLHLQQRKRFNIITSSAATSMSTGVLDVNEIRKRYKKWQWKGQYSINYLVSSNPNSLSNSSLLLVHGFGASIPQWRRNIAVLEKNHTVYAIDLLGFGASDKPAGFSYTMETWAQLILDFLAEVVQKPTVLIGNSVGSLACVIAASVSGQNLVQGLVLLNCAGGMNNKAIVDDWRIKLLLPLLWFFDFLLKQRGIALAIFEHVKQRDTLRNVLLSVYGNKESVDDVLVEIIREPANDEGAVDAFVSIVTGPPGPNPMQLMPSISLPVLVLWGDNDPFTPLDGPVGKYFSSLPSQQSNVRLFVLEGVGHCPHDDRPDLVHEKLLPWLANFPASPGT; from the exons ATGGACATCTGGGTAGTGAGGGCTCCCCTTCCTCTTTGTGTAGGAGCattgaattttaataatacGAGTTTCCATTTGCATTTGCAGCAGAGAAAGAGATTTAACATTATCACTTCTTCAGCTGCTACCAGTATGAGTACCGGTGTATTGGATGTTAACGAGATACGAAAGAGATACAAAAAATGGCAATGGAAGGGCCAGTACTCTATTAACTACTTGGTTTCTTCTAACCCTAATTCACTTTCCAATTCTTCCCTACTTCTTGTTCATGGCTTTGGTGCCTCTATTCCTCAGTGGCGCAG GAACATTGCCGTACTGGAAAAGAACCACACTGTTTATGCCATTGACCTTCTTGGGTTTGGTGCTTCAGATAAGCCTGCAGGTTTTTCATACACCATGGAAACATGGGCTCAG TTAATATTGGATTTCTTGGCTGAAGTTGTTCAGAAGCCAACTGTGCTTATAGGCAACTCTGTTGGAAGTCTTGCTTGTGTGATTGCTGCCTCAG TGTCTGGTCAAAATCTTGTTCAAGGGCTTGTGTTACTGAATTGTGCTGGTGGCATGAACAATAAGGCGATTGTTGATGATTGGAGGATCAAGCTGTTACTACCTTTGCTTTGgttctttgattttttgttgAAGCAAAGGGGAATTGCTTTGGCAATCTTTGAGCATGTGAAACAAAG AGATACTCTTAGAAATGTTTTACTGTCTGTGTATGGAAATAAGGAATCTGTGGATGATGTCCTGGTGGAG ATCATTAGAGAACCGGCAAATGATGAAGGGGCAGTTGATGCATTCGTTTCAATTGTGACAGGGCCACCAGGGCCTAACCCAATGCAGTTGATGCCATCAATATCCTTACCAGTTTTAGTTTTATGGGGCGATAATGATCCATTCACTCCCCTTGATGGACCTGTTGGTAAATACTTCTCTTCTCTTCCTTCTCAACAATCAAATGTAAGGCTATTTGTGCTGGAAGGAGTAGGACATTGTCCTCATGATGACAGACCCGACTTAGTCCATGAAAAACTTCTTCCTTGGTTAGCTAATTTTCCTGCTTCACCTGGGACTTGA
- the LOC123230127 gene encoding peptide chain release factor 2, whose amino-acid sequence MALAAQFLIHFPRLGIRRSFSFPSCHNRNDVGSSLFFSSSSFSAKKNYLELSDEELMRECEMNTFKASGPGGQHRNKRESAVRLKHLPTGVTAQAVEDRSQHMNRASALNRLRTLLALKVRKNVDLDTYSPPQELLQILPLKSTIRGSECGHQIGPNNPKFLLGMQALLDLVYAVEGSISETAKLVGLSTGALSRLILSDDSLRMAVNELRISKGMKPLK is encoded by the exons ATGGCTTTAGCCGCTCAATTTCTAATCCATTTTCCTAGACTCGGAATCAGAAGAAGCTTCTCTTTTCCGTCTTGTCATAATCGAAACGATGTTGGTAGTTCATTATTCTTCTCTAGTAGCAGTTTTTCCGCcaaaaagaattatttagaATTAAGTGATGAAGAATTGATGAGAGAATGCGAAATGAACACATTCAAAGCATCGGGTCCTGGTGGCCAGCACAGGAACAAGCGAGAATCTGCTGTTCGTCTCAAACACTTACCCACCGGTGTCACAGCTCAGGCCGTTGAAGATCGATCGCAACACATGAATCGTGCTTCAGCTTTAAATCGTCTTCGCACCCTTTTAGCTCTTAAAG TCAGGAAAAATGTAGATCTTGATACATATTCACCACCGCAAGAACTACTCCAAATTCTTCCACTTAAGTCCACAATTAGGGGATCAGAGTGCGGCCATCAAATTGGACCTAATAATCCTAAATTCCTTTTG ggaATGCAAGCTCTACTTGATCTAGTTTATGCAGTTGAGGGATCTATATCAGAGACAGCTAAGTTAGTGGG GTTAAGCACTGGTGCATTGTCACGATTGATACTATCTGATGATTCTCTACGAATGGCAGTGAATGAGTTAAGGATTTCTAAG
- the LOC123228797 gene encoding uncharacterized protein LOC123228797, which yields MTTTNSMQKQIFSPEDDEKALENLVVEDSYNSEDECDKAKSQKPSEEESSERIWSEDEEIAILKIAIKFWHKREVDPATQERDFFVFLQETQQLIGEFTKDEVTTKLRLMKEEYESNLIKGKSCCHANKILEYCEKIWGDENNVEEILFINKKYIGLGENIVKEAMKYIEESKMIELMQQWKQVQALEFEILKKRAALAEYQTKLMLEEANKRMKKTLAPSST from the coding sequence ATGACAACAACAAATAGCATGCAAAAGCAAATTTTTTCACcggaagatgatgaaaaagctTTGGAGAATTTGGTGGTAGAAGACAGTTATAATAGTGAAGACGAATGTGATAAGGCAAAATCACAGAAGCCCTCCGAGGAAGAATCATCTGAGAGAATTTGgagtgaagatgaagaaattgcaattttaaaaattgcaatcAAATTTTGGCATAAGAGAGAAGTTGACCCTGCCACCCAAGAgagagatttttttgtttttttacagGAAACACAACAATTGATAGGTGAATTTACTAAAGACGAAGTGACAACAAAATTAAGGTTGATGAAGGAAGAATACGAAAGcaatttgattaaaggtaaGAGTTGTTGTCatgcaaataaaatattagagtaTTGTGAGAAGATATGGGGTGATGAGAATAATGTAGAGgagatattatttatcaataaaaaatatattggatTAGGAGAGAATATTGTTAAGGAAGCCATGAAATATATTGAAGAAAGTAAAATGATTGAGTTGATGCAACAATGGAAACAAGTTCAAGCCTTGGAATTTGAAATTCTCAAAAAGAGGGCTGCATTGGCAGAATATCAGACAAAATTGATGTTAGAGGAAGCAAATAAGCGAATGAAGAAAACGCTAGCTCCATCATCAACCTGA